The following are encoded in a window of Euwallacea fornicatus isolate EFF26 chromosome 21, ASM4011564v1, whole genome shotgun sequence genomic DNA:
- the LOC136346002 gene encoding uncharacterized protein produces the protein MAFMMPVVKNDWDIYKSNRSRKTSECNTSCTSRTRKISECVSEGHGSISNNRLMEVPIPKHHSVPDRMPSRAFASRSRTSSEHLPNRAKASIPPERNVSASANNLKPTNSGGWLDKLKRFMKNKKRSEEERSQ, from the coding sequence ATGGCGTTCATGATGCCTGTAGTGAAGAACGACTGGGACATCTACAAGTCCAATCGATCCAGGAAAACCTCCGAATGCAACACCTCTTGCACCAGTCGCACCAGGAAGATATCGGAGTGCGTTTCAGAAGGACATGGAAGTATTTCTAATAACAGGCTGATGGAAGTGCCTATTCCGAAACACCATTCTGTACCAGACAGAATGCCGTCCAGGGCTTTCGCGTCTAGATCCAGGACTAGTTCTGAGCACTTGCCCAACAGGGCTAAAGCCTCCATTCCTCCGGAGAGAAACGTGTCAGCGTCTGCAAACAACTTAAAGCCCACAAATAGCGGAGGGTGGCTGGATAAGCTCAAGAGGTTTATGAAGAATAAGAAGAGATCGGAGGAGGAAAGATCGCAATAG
- the crq gene encoding protein croquemort isoform X2 → MCSKKMRVSCCTPICAKWATLTLSLVCLILGILLAAVWGKLFKKIVNHQFSVSNQNTKGYEMWKETPIPMYLHIYMFNWTNALLYNNNFDIKPIFNEIGPYVFYEHHTKENVTFNDNHTLTYLNKRTWRFEPDMSRGSLNDLVTTLNPVAAVVANVVKDEHYLVKRAVNMFFKEKGEQIYVQKQVRELLFEGYDDPLIDIALKLNMSSFKLPFKKFGWFVDRNNSLTYDGVYNMYDGGDDIAKLGLITRWNYEHVTSYYPEKCAIVNGSSGELWYPPRNDEEVSIFSPDMCSNVAFRRNGSRTFQGIEGNFYVGSVDTFDNGTFFKSTKCFASGLPTGVRSVSTCKYDAPAYMSFPHFYLADPIYRDDVDGMNPNPQVHQPTLTLEPSTGLPLTVSAGFQLNLLIRNINGIDMFSKTKTTLIPCLWFLQKADLNSDLASQVKLVLIANKLGTYTGYGLIGLGALFGFIFFVLIYKAGWQSNEEEHLMPENDDNS, encoded by the exons CAATTTTCCGTATCAAACCAAAACACCAAGGGCTATGAGATGTGGAAAGAAACTCCAATACCCATGTACCTGCATATCTACATGTTCAATTGGACTAATGCCCTTTTATATAACAACAATTTCGAtattaaaccaatttttaacgaaatagGGCCGTATGTTTTCTACGAACACCACACAAAGGAGAACGTTACGTTCAACGATAACCACACgttaacttatttaaataaaagaacgTGGAGATTTGAGCCTGATATGTCAAGAGGTAGCCTGAACGATTTAGTAACTACGTTAAACCCTGTTGCTGCT GTGGTGGCAAATGTGGTAAAGGATGAACACTATTTAGTTAAAAGGGCagttaatatgttttttaaagaGAAAGGCGAACAGATTTATGTCCAAAAACAGGTTCGAGAATTATTGTTTGAAGGATATGATGATCCCTTGATAGATATTGCCTTAAAACTCAACATGTCCAGTTTCAAGTTGCCCTTTAAAAAGTTTGGCTGGTTCGTGGAT AGAAACAATAGCCTGACTTATGATGGAGTGTATAACATGTATGACGGGGGGGACGATATCGCAAAATTAGGGCTAATAACAAGATGGAATTATGAGCATGTCACTTCTTATTACCCTGAAAAATGTGCCATTGTGAACGGAAGCTCTGGAGAGCTTTGGTATCCGCCTCGCAATGATGAGGAAGTGTCTATATTTTCTCCAGATATGTGCAG taATGTAGCTTTTCGGCGAAATGGAAGCAGAACTTTCCAAGGCATCGAGGGTAATTTTTACGTGGGATCGGTAGATACCTTTGATAATGGAACATTCTTTAAAAGTACTAAATGTTTCGCTTCAGGCTTGCCCACAGGGGTTAGAAGTGTCTCAACTTGCAA atatgaCGCCCCTGCCTACATGTCCTTTCCCCACTTCTATTTAGCTGATCCGATATATCGGGACGATGTAGATGGAATGAATCCAAACCCGCAAGTGCATCAACCTACATTAACGTTAGAACCGAGTACAGGATTGCCCTTAACTGTTTCTGCAGGCTTCCAGTTGAATTTGTTAATACGTAATATTAATGGTATAGA TATGTTCTCCAAAACAAAAACCACTCTAATACCTTGCTTGTGGTTTCTCCAAAAAGCTGATCTCAATTCAGATCTTGCCAGTCAAGTCAAACTTGTGCTCATTGCAAACAAATTGGGCACCTATACGGGCTACGGGCTGATCGGTCTTGGAGCCTTGTTTGGATTCATATTCTTCGTTTTGATATACAAGGCCGGATGGCAAAGTAATGAGGAAGAACATCTCATGCCCGAGAACGATGATAATTCTTAA
- the LOC136346001 gene encoding uncharacterized protein: protein MAFMMPVVKNDWDIYKSNRSRRTSECANTNSCRSRKVSECRSEGPSSMSTSPGSDFITSPHRSVPDRMSSRQYTRSNSASYSRASSQSFQSPMKSASSSPPKNNSSTSLNKFHNRLLDKLKKTMKSGKDDERTNS, encoded by the coding sequence ATGGCCTTTATGATGCCGGTAGTGAAGAACGATTGGGACATCTACAAGTCCAATCGTTCTCGCAGAACATCGGAATGTGCCAACACGAATTCCTGTCGTTCTAGAAAGGTCTCCGAGTGCCGTTCAGAGGGTCCAAGCAGCATGTCAACGTCTCCGGGTTCGGATTTCATAACATCTCCTCATCGCTCTGTCCCGGACCGAATGTCCTCGAGACAGTACACTCGCTCGAATTCTGCGAGCTACTCCAGAGCGAGTTCTCAAAGCTTTCAAAGCCCGATGAAAAGCGCTTCTTCATCGCCGCCGAAGAACAATTCTTCGACAAGTCTCAACAAGTTCCATAACAGGCTGTTGGACAAGTTGAAGAAGACCATGAAGAGCGGCAAGGACGATGAGAGGACCAACTCATGA
- the crq gene encoding protein croquemort isoform X3 — translation MRVSCCTPICAKWATLTLSLVCLILGILLAAVWGKLFKKIVNHQFSVSNQNTKGYEMWKETPIPMYLHIYMFNWTNALLYNNNFDIKPIFNEIGPYVFYEHHTKENVTFNDNHTLTYLNKRTWRFEPDMSRGSLNDLVTTLNPVAAVVANVVKDEHYLVKRAVNMFFKEKGEQIYVQKQVRELLFEGYDDPLIDIALKLNMSSFKLPFKKFGWFVDRNNSLTYDGVYNMYDGGDDIAKLGLITRWNYEHVTSYYPEKCAIVNGSSGELWYPPRNDEEVSIFSPDMCSNVAFRRNGSRTFQGIEGNFYVGSVDTFDNGTFFKSTKCFASGLPTGVRSVSTCKYDAPAYMSFPHFYLADPIYRDDVDGMNPNPQVHQPTLTLEPSTGLPLTVSAGFQLNLLIRNINGIDMFSKTKTTLIPCLWFLQKADLNSDLASQVKLVLIANKLGTYTGYGLIGLGALFGFIFFVLIYKAGWQSNEEEHLMPENDDNS, via the exons CAATTTTCCGTATCAAACCAAAACACCAAGGGCTATGAGATGTGGAAAGAAACTCCAATACCCATGTACCTGCATATCTACATGTTCAATTGGACTAATGCCCTTTTATATAACAACAATTTCGAtattaaaccaatttttaacgaaatagGGCCGTATGTTTTCTACGAACACCACACAAAGGAGAACGTTACGTTCAACGATAACCACACgttaacttatttaaataaaagaacgTGGAGATTTGAGCCTGATATGTCAAGAGGTAGCCTGAACGATTTAGTAACTACGTTAAACCCTGTTGCTGCT GTGGTGGCAAATGTGGTAAAGGATGAACACTATTTAGTTAAAAGGGCagttaatatgttttttaaagaGAAAGGCGAACAGATTTATGTCCAAAAACAGGTTCGAGAATTATTGTTTGAAGGATATGATGATCCCTTGATAGATATTGCCTTAAAACTCAACATGTCCAGTTTCAAGTTGCCCTTTAAAAAGTTTGGCTGGTTCGTGGAT AGAAACAATAGCCTGACTTATGATGGAGTGTATAACATGTATGACGGGGGGGACGATATCGCAAAATTAGGGCTAATAACAAGATGGAATTATGAGCATGTCACTTCTTATTACCCTGAAAAATGTGCCATTGTGAACGGAAGCTCTGGAGAGCTTTGGTATCCGCCTCGCAATGATGAGGAAGTGTCTATATTTTCTCCAGATATGTGCAG taATGTAGCTTTTCGGCGAAATGGAAGCAGAACTTTCCAAGGCATCGAGGGTAATTTTTACGTGGGATCGGTAGATACCTTTGATAATGGAACATTCTTTAAAAGTACTAAATGTTTCGCTTCAGGCTTGCCCACAGGGGTTAGAAGTGTCTCAACTTGCAA atatgaCGCCCCTGCCTACATGTCCTTTCCCCACTTCTATTTAGCTGATCCGATATATCGGGACGATGTAGATGGAATGAATCCAAACCCGCAAGTGCATCAACCTACATTAACGTTAGAACCGAGTACAGGATTGCCCTTAACTGTTTCTGCAGGCTTCCAGTTGAATTTGTTAATACGTAATATTAATGGTATAGA TATGTTCTCCAAAACAAAAACCACTCTAATACCTTGCTTGTGGTTTCTCCAAAAAGCTGATCTCAATTCAGATCTTGCCAGTCAAGTCAAACTTGTGCTCATTGCAAACAAATTGGGCACCTATACGGGCTACGGGCTGATCGGTCTTGGAGCCTTGTTTGGATTCATATTCTTCGTTTTGATATACAAGGCCGGATGGCAAAGTAATGAGGAAGAACATCTCATGCCCGAGAACGATGATAATTCTTAA